A genomic region of Phragmites australis chromosome 2, lpPhrAust1.1, whole genome shotgun sequence contains the following coding sequences:
- the LOC133908725 gene encoding dihydroorotase, mitochondrial-like — MQVAVTITSAVYARPHPKPSLVSFLCQSPPCRVRFRAPPRPNLRATAMAASSQPLTITRPDDWHLHLRDGGVLQAVLPHSARHFGRAIIMPNLKPPVTTTARAVEYRKEISRALPPGSSFVPLMTLYLTDSTSPEEIKLARKSGVVFAVKLYPAGATTNSQDGVTDIFGKCFQVLEEMVRQEMPLLVHGEVTDPHVDTFDREKVFIDRILAPLVQKLPQLKIVMEHITTMDAVNFIESCEEGHVAATVTPQHLLLNRNALFQGGLQPHNYCLPVLKRETHRQAIVSAVTSGSRRYFLGTDSAPHDKRNKECSCGCAGIYSAPVALSLYTKVFEEAGALDKLEAFTSFNGPDFYGLPRNTSKIVLRKSAWKVPATYRYSSGEIVPMFTGSTLEWLPSDQPEE; from the exons ATGCAGGTCGCCGTCACCATCACCTCCGCCGTCTATGCGCGCCCGCATCCGAAGCCCTCATTGGTCTCCTTCCTCTGTCAGTCGCCTCCTTGCCGCGTCCGCTTCCGCGCTCCCCCCCGCCCGAACCTGAGGGCGACTGCCATGGCCGCCTCGTCGCAGCCGCTGACGATCACGCGGCCCGACGACTGGCACCTCCACCTCCGCGACGGCGGCGTCCTCCAGGCCGTGCTTCCCCACAG CGCGAGGCATTTTGGGAGGGCTATCATCATGCCCAATTTGAAGCCACCAGTGACCACGACGGCGCGTGCGGTGGAGTACAGAAAGGAGATCTCGAGGGCGCTGCCGCCCGGGAGCAGCTTTGTGCCACTCATGACGCTCTACCTCACGGATAGCACTAGCCCGGAGGAGATCAAGCTCGCAA GAAAGAGTGGTGTTGTTTTTGCTGTCAAGTTGTATCCTGCTGGAGCAACTACCAATTCCCAAGATGGTGTCACTGATATATTTGGGAAGTGCTTTCAAGTCCTTGAGGAGATGGTCAGACAGGAAATGCCTTTGCTT GTTCATGGAGAAGTCACAGATCCACATGTTGATACCTTTGATCGTGAGAAGGTTTTCATTGATAGAATATTAGCACCACTTGTACAAAAACTTCCACAGCTGAAAATTGTCATGGAACATATCACAACTATGGATGCAGTGAATTTCATAGAATCATGCGAAGAAG GTCATGTCGCTGCAACAGTAACTCCCCAGCATCTCCTTCTCAATAGGAATGCTTTGTTTCAGGGTGGCTTGCAGCCTCACAACTATTGCTTGCCAGTGCTGAAAAGAGAGACTCATA GACAAGCTATTGTATCTGCTGTAACAAGTGGGAGTAGACGGTATTTTCTTGGTACTGACAGCGCTCCCCATGATAAAAGGAATAAAGAATGTTCTTGTGGATGTGCAGGAATATATAGCGCTCCTGTTGCTTTGTCTCTTTATACGAAAGTATTTGAAGAG GCTGGTGCCCTAGATAAGCTAGAAGCATTTACAAGCTTCAATGGCCCTGATTTTTATGGCCTCCCGAGGAACACTTCAAAGATTGTCCTGAGAAAGAGTGCCTGGAAAGTTCCTGCGACTTATAGGTATAGTTCAGGGGAGATTGTGCCTATGTTTACCGGCAGCACCCTTGAATGGCTTCCATCTGATCAGCCTGAAGAATAA
- the LOC133908726 gene encoding pentatricopeptide repeat-containing protein At2g27800, mitochondrial-like: MTTLLRRLLRAAPAPAPASLSGHLPFSTRSRRTPHRFRRSRRGPNPPPPSPDAVSAAIASLPSRLTPPVLASSLASTSDARLLLPLLTHSLRIPAFRPAPAPFLVAIKRLATADLYADFDRACALFFSLLPSLPSPGPLLRTALYFYCQFRRLGKAFHVYTLMRASADPSARPSADTYHALFTALLSRGGGDTMVHYMYMDTVSALFRQMLEEGIPPDTRALNVLVKGYAQSLHVNDALRVFHQMRPLYGCEADAFTYSYLVHGLSAQGRTRNARELFEEMRVKGLVPTEPACNAFVSALAMAGEVEEAERVMWEMARAGRVVDDITRRAVVEELWRAGKREDADRIVREMEERGILGARERQVLLGSIHDDSGDDNLDIDDRGRSTR; encoded by the coding sequence atgaccacgctcctccgccgcctcctccgcgccgctcccgctcccgcccCCGCATCCCTCTCCGGCCACCTCCCCTTCTCCACCAGATCCCGTCGCACGCCGCACCGCTtccgccgcagccgccgtgGGCCCAACCCCCCGCCGCCCTCCCCCGACGCCGTCTCCGCGGCCAtcgcctccctcccctcccgccTCACCCCGCCCGTGCTCGCCTCCTCCCTTGCGTCGACCTCCGAcgcgcgcctcctcctcccgctcctcacccactccctccgCATCCCCGCCTTCCGCCCCGCCCCTGCCCCCTTCCTCGTCGCCATCAAGCGCCTCGCCACCGCCGACCTATACGCCGATTTCGATCGCGCCTGCGcgctcttcttctccctcctcccctcGCTCCCTTCCCCCGGGCCCCTCCTCCGCACTGCGCTGTACTTCTACTGCCAGTTCCGTAGGCTCGGCAAGGCCTTCCACGTCTACACCCTCATGCGCGCTTCCGCCGATCCCTCGGCGCGCCCCTCCGCCGATACCTACCACGCACTCTTCACCGCGCTGCTgtcgcgcggcggcggcgacaccATGGTCCACTACATGTACATGGACACCGTCTCGGCACTGTTCAGGCAGATGCTCGAGGAGGGAATCCCGCCGGACACCCGCGCGCTCAACGTGCTCGTCAAGGGCTACGCGCAGTCGCTGCACGTCAACGACGCGCTGCGCGTGTTCCACCAGATGCGGCCCCTGTACGGCTGCGAGGCGGACGCGTTCACGTACAGCTACCTCGTGCACGGGCTCAGCGCGCAGGGCCGCACCAGGAACGCGCGGGAGCTGTTCGAGGAAATGCGCGTGAAGGGGCTGGTGCCGACGGAGCCGGCGTGCAACGCGTTCGTCAGCGCACTGGCGATGGCCGGGGAGGTCGAGGAGGCGGAGCGGGTGATGTGGGAAATGGCCAGGGCCGGGAGGGTGGTGGATGACATCACAAGGagggcggtggtggaggagctgTGGAGGGCCGGGAAGAGGGAGGATGCTGACAGAATAGTGAGGGAGATGGAGGAGAGGGGCATTTTGGGTGCCCGTGAGCGGCAAGTGCTCCTGGGATCAATCCATGACGACTCCGGTGATGACAATTTGGACATCGACGACAGAGGGAGGAGCACACGGTGA